In a single window of the Portunus trituberculatus isolate SZX2019 chromosome 1, ASM1759143v1, whole genome shotgun sequence genome:
- the LOC123507254 gene encoding uncharacterized protein LOC123507254 → MSKNLKPKTRFWTFIEYIKRKALRFELDVVRVANGVSVTQQQGKTMAQQRIEKANRELLAGGTVEAFIKRTRYLGMKKRVLRTDEPDEEGQQQVVQVGNETEAEETDDVQPHPEPEPLLEEEPETVYHSPIHPPRRSRPREAAATKNANGSISPSQN, encoded by the coding sequence ATGTCAAAGAATTTGAAGCCCAAGACAAGGTTTTGGACCTTCATTGAGTACATCAAGAGAAAAGCTCTGCGATTCGAGCTGGATGTAGTCAGAGTTGCAAATGGTGTATCTGTCACACAGCAGCAGGGGAAAACAATGGCACAGCAGAGGATCGAGAAAGCTAACAGAGAGTTGCTTGCTGGTGGAACTGTTGAGGCTTTCATAAAGCGCACGCGTTACCTCGGCATGAAGAAGAGGGTCCTCAGAACTGACGAACCTGATGAGGAGGGGCAGCAGCAAGTTGTACAGGTTGGGAATGAGACTGAGGCTGAAGAGACTGACGATGTACAGCCTCATCCTGAACCTGAACCTTTACTTGAAGAGGAGCCAGAGACTGTCTACCATTCCCCCATTCACCCTCCCAGGCGTAGCCGTCCACGTGAAGCAGCAGCCACCAAGAATGCGAATGGCAGCATCTCGCCAAGCCAGAACTGA
- the LOC123507079 gene encoding uncharacterized protein LOC123507079, which yields MGPCWNPWSRDESLDVCGRKASPTTDPQCTTKPCTNLCHAHCLAGAAEFRCGDTGQLRARAGITDPVTYFVDNSQENSSSSTLPYIPPTDLVEEQPGDGLDTLPKEELIKQLRKLRSELATTKSQLTSYRSVTVGLAEKRCVLVEALSIVDTLLATHASEDLHQRSVACTARPHKILDEAVSVIPADTQESTSPSPTSINLQHPSTPNPASVNVVEQGQVGILTTGIPSPSTPHPSPELPKERGQAPSQVPPTPSPHPSLVSAEEREQGRSLAPPPSSSQPETSTGQGRPQNSSSPRYPPQQRPKKVCEYCQGRFHSALDCRVRAANERQQELDRQLLDPPGPSPLTHMAYSMEQHPTTTRRCYKPANSELKIVSANVRGFHTNIGELTHSVIIKKNIDLVFMCKTFLDAKVPSNYARIKGNGKGLLCVGCYRPPSQGTVLLDYLTLNLDSLMTASQCDSVIVIGDLNQHTVRDAFNSLLVVHDMHNYVTFPTHKSGSSLDPVVTDLPFHTVQCFPLDFVGTSDHVAVFTRVQFKTPHEESFERTLWSWEAANWDAFRAALRTTEWGGVLRGDANQQVRQLTELLHNMQVCWVPHSVHKTKASDQPWFGPACVAASDAKYKAWRALKKHPTARNRLRHRAATGHMNATQAWAIEQWRANLKNKLRGGQVGCKQWWSLVKDKQGESRGTSFPALHQADGSFAHSVSDKAGLLAKHFAEKMCIPDPERPSPLLPQIVKETLVKVITSEVEVRAILKSLDENKAVGPQDISPHVLRQCAAELARPLTSLFNHCLATSTWPEMWKGSSVVPLHKKNSKAEAKNYRPVSLLPVLSKVLETIVASRVTQHLERHHLLSNRQFGFRQGRSVADLHLLLSTKWSEALDRGKATAVVALDIEAAFDRVWHAALITKLRAVKVDGALLHLLENYLRARHLKVIINGRESKPQPIRAGVPQGSCLGPLLWNVSKAFADDITLSHSYGLEEEAAATCDINATLSRIAAWGRKWQVKFAAHKTQLLSITRTSEVLRLAFNGETLTPREEVEVLGVTYDRKLTFRTHLERLAREASGKLASLRISYLLDAKGLELLYKSQVRSSLEYACLAWGGAASKHLALLDKVQD from the exons ATGGGCCCTTGTTGGAACCCTTGGAGTCGCGATGaatccctcgatg TCTGTGGGCGAAAGGCGTCACCGACAACAGACCCCCAGTGCACCACAAAACCCTGCACTAATCTCTGCCACGCCCACTGCCTGGCCGGCGCGGCTGAGTTTAGGTGCGGCGACACAGGTCAGCTCCGTGCCCGGGCGGGGATTACTGACCCTGTCACTTATTTTGTGGATAACTCACAAGAAAATTCCTCTTCCTCGACTCTTCCCTATATCCCACCCACGGATCTGGTTGAGGAGCAGCCGGGGGATGGCCTCGATACCCTACCGAAGGAGGAGCTGATAAAACAATTAAGAAAGCTTCGTAGTGAGTTAGCCACGACAAAGAGCCAGCTAACGAGCTACAGATCCGTAACTGTAGGCCTGGCCGAGAAAAGATGTGTGCTAGTGGAAGCATTATCCATAGTGGACACCCTCTTGGCTACTCACGCAAGCGAGGACCTGCACCAGAGGTCAGTGGCATGTACAGCTAGACCTCACAAAATTCTGGATGAGGCTGTATCCGTTATCCCCGCGGACACGCAAGAAAGTACGTCTCCATCCCCTACATCAATCAACCTCCAGCATCCTTCCACACCTAACCCAGCATCTGTAAATGTGGTGGAGCAGGGACAAGTAGGAATACTCACCACAGGTATTCCTTCTCCATCCACACCTCATCCTTCACCTGAACTACCGAAGGAAAGAGGTCAGGCGCCATCCCAAGTACCTCccacaccttcacctcacccctcGCTTGTATCAGCAGAGGAAAGAGAGCAAGGGCGGTCACTTGCTCCCCCCCCATCATCATCTCAGCCTGAGACATCAACAGGG caAGGACGACCTCAGAACAGCAGTAGTCCACGTTACCCACCGCAGCAGCGTCCTAAAAAGGTGTGTGAATACTGCCAAGGTCGCTTCCACTCAGCTTTGGATTGTCGTGTGAGGGCTGCCAACGAGAGACAACAGGAGCTG GACCGCCAGCTTCTTGACCCCCCTGGTCCCTCGCCCCTTACCCATATGGCGTACAGTATGGAGCAGCACCCCACCACTACTCGGCGATGCTACAAGCCGGCCAACAGTGAACTAAAGATAGTGTCGGCCAATGTGAGGGGCTTTCACACAAACATTGGGGAGCTCACTCACAGTGttattattaagaaaaatatagatttaGTGTTCATGTGCAAAACTTTTTTAGATGCCAAGGTGCCAAGCAATTATGCCCGTATCAAAGG CAATGGGAAGGGCCTATTGTGTGTGGGTTGCTATCGGCCTCCATCACAGGGAACAGTGTTGCTGGACTACCTAACATTAAACCTGGACTCTTTGATGACTGCCAGTCAGTGTGACAGTGTAATAGTGATTGGCGACCTAAACCAGCACACAGTCAGGGACGCCTTTAACTCACTACTGGTTGTGCATGACATGCACAACTACGTCACCTTCCCCACGCACAAATCTGGGTCATCCCTGGACCCGGTGGTGACGGATCTTCCTTTCCACACAGTACAGTGCTTCCCACTCGACTTTGTAGGGACTTCAGACCACGTGGCTGTATTCACCAGAGTACAGTTCAAGACACCACATGAGGAGAGCTTCGAACGAACCCTCTGGAGCTGGGAGGCTGCCAACTGGGATGCCTTTCGTGCCGCACTGAGGACTACAGAGTGGGGAGGAGTGCTGCGTGGTGACGCCAATCAGCAGGTGAGGCAGCTCACCGAGCTGCTTCACAACATGCAGGTCTGCTGGGTGCCGCACTCGGTCCATAAAACAAAGGCATCAGATCAGCCTTGGTTTGGTCCTGCTTGCGTTGCCGCGTCAGATGCCAAATACAAAGCCTGGCGTGCTCTCAAGAAGCACCCGACGGCCAGAAACAGGCTGAGGCACCGAGCGGCAACAGGGCATATGAATGCCACGCAAGCATGGGCTATAGAGCAGTGGAGGGCGAACCTGAAAAACAAACTAAGGGGAGGCCAGGTTGGCTGCAAGCAGTGGTGGAGCCTTGTCAAAGATAAGCAGGGTGAGTCGCGGGGCACCTCCTTCCCTGCACTCCACCAGGCAGACGGCAGCTTCGCCCACAGTGTAAGTGACAAGGCAGGCCTCCTGGCCAAGCACTTCGCTGAAAAGATGTGCATCCCCGACCCCGAAAGACCCTCTCCGCTGCTGCCTCAAATAGTGAAAGAGACACTAGTGAAAGTGATAACAAGTGAAGTGGAAGTGCGAGCGATTCTCAAAAGTTTGGACGAGAACAAAGCTGTGGGGCCTcaggacatcagcccgcacGTTCTACGCCAGTGTGCTGCTGAGCTGGCGcgccccctcacttccctcttcaaTCACTGCCTCGCCACCTCCACATGGCCTGAAATGTGGAAAGGGAGCAGTGTGGTGCCTCTTCACAAGAAGAACTCCAAGGCAGAGGCAAAAAATTACAGACCCGTGTCCTTGCTGCCTGTGCTGAGCAAAGTGCTGGAAACAATTGTGGCCTCACGAGTGACGCAGCATCTCGAGCGCCACCACCTGCTGAGCAACaggcagtttgggttcaggcaaGGGAGGTCGGTGGCAGACCTGCACCTGCTCCTCTCCACGAAGTGGAGTGAGGCCCTGGACCGAGGCAAGGCCACAGCAGTAGTGGCTCTTGATATCGAAGCTGCGTTTGACAGAGTTTGGCATGCAGCGCTCATCACCAAGCTCCGCGCTGTAAAGGTGGACGGagcactcctccacctcctagaaaattacttgagagcCAGGCACCTCAAAGTAATTATCAATGGGCGGGAATCAAAACCACAGCCCATAAGGGCAGGCGTTCCTCAAGGGAGCTGCCTCGGCCCTTTGCTGTGGAATGTGT CGAAggcgtttgcagatgatataacACTATCCCACAGCTACggactggaggaggaagctgcAGCCACCTGTGACATCAACGCCACCTTGAGCCGCATTGCAGcctggggaaggaagtggcaagTTAAGTTTGCTGCTCACAAAACCCAGCTGCTAAGCATCACCAGGACGAGTGAAGTCCTGCGCCTCGCCTTCAACGGGGAGACACTGAcgccgcgggaggaggtggaggtgctgggggtAACTTACGACCGTAAGTTAACTTTCAGGACCCACTTGGAGCGACTAGCCAGAGAGGCCTCAGGGAAGCTGGCATCCCTGAGAATCTCCTACCTTCTGGACGCCAAAGGACTGGAGTTGCTCTACAAGTCGCAGGTCCGCTCCTCCTTGGAATACGCCTGCCTTGCCTGGGGCGGCGCAGCCAGCAAACATCTCGCTCTCCTGGACAAGGTTCAAGACTGA